One segment of Onychomys torridus chromosome 3, mOncTor1.1, whole genome shotgun sequence DNA contains the following:
- the Thnsl2 gene encoding threonine synthase-like 2, translated as MRYTSTRGMAPRVNFEGALFSGYAPDGGLYVPEEFPQLDRETLRHWSTLSYCNLVKELCALFIGLELIPRHDLNDLIDQAFSRFRHRDVVHLCRLRNGLNILELWHGVTYAFKDLSLSCTAQFLQYFLQKRKKHVTIVVGTAGDTGSAAIESVQGSKNMDIIVLLPKGHCTKIQELQMTTVLEENVHVFGVEGNSDELDEPIKAVFADVPFVQKHNLMSLNSINWSRVLVQMAHHFFAYFQCAPSLDTHPLPAVEVVVPTGAGGNLAAGCIAQKMGLPIRLVVAVNHNDIIHRTIQKGDFSLCEVVKPTLASAMDIQVPYNMERIFWLLSDSDSQATRALMEQFERTQSVRLPKELHSKLSEAVTSESVSDEAITQTMGRCWEENQYLLCPHSATAVNYHYQQTDSGQSRSISRCCLASASAVKFPEAVQAAGLTPQTPAEILALEHKETRCFPMRRGDDWMQMLRDTIESVSQRWQGGAVNPSE; from the exons ATGCGGTACACTAGCACCCGGGGAATGGCCCCACGGGTCAACTTTGAGGGGGCCCTCTTCTCTGGCTATGCACCAGATGGGGGCCTGTATGTGCCAGAGGAGTTCCCACAGCTGGACAGAGAGACCCTGCGTCACTGGAGCACGCTTTCCTATTGCAACCTGGTGAAGGAGCTGTGTGCCCtcttcattggcctggagctcatcccAAGACATGACCTAAATG ATCTGATTGACCAAGCCTTCAGCAGATTCCGCCACAGAGATGTGGTCCATCTGTGCAGACTGAGGAATGGGCTGAACATACTGGAGCTGTGGCATGGGGTCACATACGCCTTCAAGGACCTGTCACTGTCCTGCACTGCTCAGTTCCTGCAGTActtcctgcagaagaggaagaagcatgtCACCATTGTTGTAG GAACTGCTGGGGACACGGGAAGTGCTGCCATTGAGAGTGTTCAGGGATCCAAGAACATGGACATCATTGTTCTGTTGCCCAAAGGCCATTGCACAAAGATTCAGGAGCTCCAGATGACAACAGTGCTGGAGGAGAATGTCCATGTGTTTGGAG TGGAAGGGAACAGTGATGAACTTGATGAGCCCATCAAGGCCGTGTTTGCGGATGTGCCTTTTGTCCAGAAGCACAACCTCATGAGCTTGAACTCCATCAACTGGTCTCGGGTCCTGGTGCAGATGGCACACCACTTCTTCGCATACTTCCAGTGTGCACCCTCCTTGGACACACACCCCCTGCCCGCTGTGGAGGTGGTCGTGCCAACAGGGGCTGGGGGCAACCTTGCAG CTGGGTGCATTGCTCAGAAGATGGGCCTGCCCATCCGCCTGGTTGTGGCCGTGAACCACAATGACATCATCCACAGGACTATCCAGAAGGGAGACTTCTCTCTGTGTGAGGTTGTCAAGCCAACCCTGGCATCCGCTATGGACATTCAG GTGCCCTACAACATGGAGAGGATCTTCTGGCTGCTCTCTGACTCTGACAGCCAGGCAACAAGAGCGCTCATGGAGCAGTTTGAAAGAACCCAAAGTGTGCGCCTCCCCAAGGAACTACATAGCAAG CTTTCAGAGGCAGTGACATCCGAGTCAGTGTCTGATGAGGCCATCACCCAGACCATGGGCCGCTGCTGGGAAGAGAACCAGTACCTGCTGTGCCCCCACTCAGCCACAGCGGTGAACTACCATTACCAGCAGACCGACAGTGGGCAGTCCAG GAGCATCTCCCGGTGCTGCCTGGCATCCGCCTCTGCTGTCAAATTCCCAGAAGCAGTCCAGGctgctgggctgactccccagacTCCTGCAGAGATCCTAGCCCTGGAGCACAAGGAGACGCGCTGCTTCCCGATGAGGAGAGGAGATGACTGGATGCAGATGCTGCGAGACACCATTGAGAGCGTGTCCCAGCGCTGGCAAGGTGGTGCTGTGAACCCCTCAGAATAG